In a single window of the Hirundo rustica isolate bHirRus1 chromosome 7, bHirRus1.pri.v3, whole genome shotgun sequence genome:
- the PHOSPHO2 gene encoding pyridoxal phosphate phosphatase PHOSPHO2 produces the protein MKFLLVFDFDHTIIDENSDTWIVKCAPERKLPNGLRNSYQPGHWTEYMGRVFVYLGDNGVKEEEMKRTMTTIPFTAGMIDLLGFIGENKELFDCIIVSDSNTVFIDWILKAADFHKLFDEVFTNPAAFSSTGYLTVQHFHAHHCAKCPKNLCKRKVLKEFLDKQSERGVSYRQVVYIGDGGNDLCPVMFLKKNDIAMPRQGYTLEKKISQLAQSLSPVQCSVLVWSSAIDIMSYLKLLIKE, from the coding sequence ATGaaatttctgttggtttttgATTTTGACCATACAATCATAGATGAAAATAGTGACACCTGGATTGTGAAATGTGCTCCTGAAAGAAAACTTCCTAATGGATTAAGAAACTCTTACCAACCAGGACATTGGACAGAATATATGGGCAGAGTCTTTGTCTACTTGGGAGACAATGGTGTCAAAgaagaagagatgaaaagaaCTATGACAACAATTCCTTTCACTGCGGGAATGATAGATCTTCTGGGATTTATTGGTGAGAACAAGGAGCTGTTTGACTGTATAATTGTTTCAGATTCTAATACAGTATTTATTGACTGGATTTTGAAAGCTGCTGACTTCCATAAACTGTTTGATGAAGTATTTACAAACCCTGCAGCATTCAGCAGTACTGGCTATCTTACTGTACAGCACTTCCATGCTCACCATTGTGCAAAGTGCCCTAAAAACCTTTGCaaaaggaaagttttaaaagaatttctaGATAAACAGTCGGAGCGAGGAGTGAGTTATAGACAAGTTGTCTATATAGGTGATGGTGGGAATGACTTATGTCCAGTAATGTTTTTGAAGAAGAATGATATTGCTATGCCCAGACAGGGGTATACCTTGGAGAAAAAGATTTCTCAACTGGCCCAAAGTCTCAGTCCTGTGCAGTGTTCTGTTCTGGTTTGGTCATCTGCGATCGACATTATGTCTTATCTGAAGCTACTCATAAAGGAATGA
- the LOC120754861 gene encoding cilia- and flagella- associated protein 210-like isoform X2, translated as MAAAAAGRRRRDGAPHHLKEKDVLDAYFLPNEANLRQVIIFPKAEWERIQGSIREAAHIDEKKEQEEVHLDSKAAGKNPPNATLSLIQQKLQAKKLREEKEEEGRKLLDLEEAKFQAAKRKEVIDCTKTYLGYQDDRMRHFHSALLLTKVLKERDAQAEFLKSRLVDNKKRDYEEEQRQFKEYLLSEQEKVHQRYMNQQALRKDQLEQIKEREHQADLAKQEKKKEEEEIQRSIQLYQLEMQRKREKKHEEKMERQRLYHEYVNDQKIIKAIEEQNQMEEDDRIKAHFKAKEIIAKMRKKREAEMRRQAQEQQDKIISRIAAQMSEALKMEGKRLARDVARIEAEQERKCKEKEAKQKAAIESIAEHRAAVMKLKEEKERQEKEEAEKERDVLMEKARVHLEMENNKKHGRYEANREVQKIQLQQMFYRMVMLRTKYSFCFIRLKSRQEKSRKGKQNWTMMLRHRLLHFLKSMSFRNMQRN; from the exons atggcggcggcagcggcggggcggcggAGGAGGGACGGCGCCC cacatcatttgaaagaaaaggatgtTCTAGATGCGTATTTCCTTCCAAATGAAGCAAATCTTCGTCAGGTCATTATATTTCCAAAAGCAGAATGGGAAAGGATTCAGGGCAGCATTAGGGAAGCAGCACACATCGATGAGaagaaagaacaggaagaagTGCACTTGGACTCCAAAGCTGCTGGAAAAAACCCGCCCAATGCCACTCTG AGCCTGATACAACAGAAGCTTCAAGCCAAAAAATTAcgtgaagaaaaggaagaggaaggaaggaagttaCTTGATTTGGAAGAAGCAAAGTTCCAAGCAGCAAAACGGAAGGAGGTTATCGACTGCACAAAAACCTACCTAGGCTATCAGGATGACAGAATGAGACACTTCCAT AGTGCACTTCTACTTACTAAGGTCCTAAAAGAAAGAGATGCTCAAGCTGAATTTCTGAAGTCAAGATTAGTTGATAATAAAAAGAGGGATTATGAAGAAGAGCAACGTCAATTTAAAGAATACCTTCTCAGTGAGCAAGAAAAAGTACATCAGCGTTATATGAATCAACAGGCGCTACGCAAAGATCAGCTAGAACA AATAAAAGAGCGTGAGCATCAAGCAGATCTagccaaacaggaaaaaaaaaaagaagaggaagaaatacaGAGATCAATCCAACTGTACCAActagaaatgcagagaaaaagagaaaagaaacacgAGGAAAAAATGGAACGCCAGAGGCTGTATCAC GAGTATGTAAATGACCAGAAAATAATCAAAGCAATagaggaacaaaaccaaatggAAGAAGATGATCGGATCAAAGctcattttaaagcaaaagaaattattgccaagatgaggaaaaagagagaagctgAAATGCGTAG ACAGGCACAGGAACAACAGGACAAAATCATTAGTCGAATAGCTGCACAAATGAGTGAGGCATTAAAGATGGAAGGTAAACGACTGGCTAGAGATGTTGCAAGAATAGAAGctgaacaagaaagaaaatgcaaagagaaagaagcaaaacaaaaggcTGCCATTGAATCTATTGCTGAACACAGAGCCGCCGTG ATGAagctgaaagaggaaaaggagagacaggagaaagaagaggctgaaaaaGAACGTGATGTATTAATGGAAAAAGCCCGTGTCCAcctggaaatggaaaacaacaaaaaacacgGACGATATGAGGCAAACAGAGAAGTACAGAAAATTCAGCTCCAGCAAATG TTTTACAGGATGGTGATGTTGAGaacaaaatattccttttgttTCATCAGGCTGAAAAGCAGGcaagaaaagagcaggaaaggcAAGCAGAATTGGACTATGATGCTCAGACACAGGCTATTGCACTTTCTAAAGAGCATGAGTTtcagaaatatgcaaaggaaTTAA
- the LOC120754861 gene encoding cilia- and flagella- associated protein 210-like isoform X1: MAAAAAGRRRRDGAPHHLKEKDVLDAYFLPNEANLRQVIIFPKAEWERIQGSIREAAHIDEKKEQEEVHLDSKAAGKNPPNATLSLIQQKLQAKKLREEKEEEGRKLLDLEEAKFQAAKRKEVIDCTKTYLGYQDDRMRHFHSALLLTKVLKERDAQAEFLKSRLVDNKKRDYEEEQRQFKEYLLSEQEKVHQRYMNQQALRKDQLEQIKEREHQADLAKQEKKKEEEEIQRSIQLYQLEMQRKREKKHEEKMERQRLYHEYVNDQKIIKAIEEQNQMEEDDRIKAHFKAKEIIAKMRKKREAEMRRQAQEQQDKIISRIAAQMSEALKMEGKRLARDVARIEAEQERKCKEKEAKQKAAIESIAEHRAAVMKLKEEKERQEKEEAEKERDVLMEKARVHLEMENNKKHGRYEANREVQKIQLQQMAEKQARKEQERQAELDYDAQTQAIALSKEHEFQKYAKELIETESKTTHHLYPILKACEDGRGLGHSPFF, encoded by the exons atggcggcggcagcggcggggcggcggAGGAGGGACGGCGCCC cacatcatttgaaagaaaaggatgtTCTAGATGCGTATTTCCTTCCAAATGAAGCAAATCTTCGTCAGGTCATTATATTTCCAAAAGCAGAATGGGAAAGGATTCAGGGCAGCATTAGGGAAGCAGCACACATCGATGAGaagaaagaacaggaagaagTGCACTTGGACTCCAAAGCTGCTGGAAAAAACCCGCCCAATGCCACTCTG AGCCTGATACAACAGAAGCTTCAAGCCAAAAAATTAcgtgaagaaaaggaagaggaaggaaggaagttaCTTGATTTGGAAGAAGCAAAGTTCCAAGCAGCAAAACGGAAGGAGGTTATCGACTGCACAAAAACCTACCTAGGCTATCAGGATGACAGAATGAGACACTTCCAT AGTGCACTTCTACTTACTAAGGTCCTAAAAGAAAGAGATGCTCAAGCTGAATTTCTGAAGTCAAGATTAGTTGATAATAAAAAGAGGGATTATGAAGAAGAGCAACGTCAATTTAAAGAATACCTTCTCAGTGAGCAAGAAAAAGTACATCAGCGTTATATGAATCAACAGGCGCTACGCAAAGATCAGCTAGAACA AATAAAAGAGCGTGAGCATCAAGCAGATCTagccaaacaggaaaaaaaaaaagaagaggaagaaatacaGAGATCAATCCAACTGTACCAActagaaatgcagagaaaaagagaaaagaaacacgAGGAAAAAATGGAACGCCAGAGGCTGTATCAC GAGTATGTAAATGACCAGAAAATAATCAAAGCAATagaggaacaaaaccaaatggAAGAAGATGATCGGATCAAAGctcattttaaagcaaaagaaattattgccaagatgaggaaaaagagagaagctgAAATGCGTAG ACAGGCACAGGAACAACAGGACAAAATCATTAGTCGAATAGCTGCACAAATGAGTGAGGCATTAAAGATGGAAGGTAAACGACTGGCTAGAGATGTTGCAAGAATAGAAGctgaacaagaaagaaaatgcaaagagaaagaagcaaaacaaaaggcTGCCATTGAATCTATTGCTGAACACAGAGCCGCCGTG ATGAagctgaaagaggaaaaggagagacaggagaaagaagaggctgaaaaaGAACGTGATGTATTAATGGAAAAAGCCCGTGTCCAcctggaaatggaaaacaacaaaaaacacgGACGATATGAGGCAAACAGAGAAGTACAGAAAATTCAGCTCCAGCAAATG GCTGAAAAGCAGGcaagaaaagagcaggaaaggcAAGCAGAATTGGACTATGATGCTCAGACACAGGCTATTGCACTTTCTAAAGAGCATGAGTTtcagaaatatgcaaaggaaTTAATCGAAACAGAGTCCAAGACTACACATCATCTTTATCCTATCCTCAAAGCATGCGAAGATGGAAGAGGGCTTGGTCATAGCCcatttttctga
- the LOC120755425 gene encoding cilia- and flagella- associated protein 210-like encodes MDRDGPDAARRDAELERGRYLSRRAVAQEQLAQIKEHKDQADLAKLENRREGERIQQSSQLYQLEIQREKEKEQEKKVEFQRQHHEYVAEQKIFKAEQKQKEDKDDDRIKAYIKGKEMMADLTREKDAETNRMIQKHKDKAFDHLTAQMNEKIKIEDDRLARGAAQVEVEYQMQNKEKEMKKKGCY; translated from the exons ATGGACCGCGATGGGCCGGACGCCGCTCGCCGGGACGCGGAGCTGGAGCGTGGCCGCTATCTGAGCCGGCGGGCCGtggcccaggagcagctggcgCA AATAAAGGAGCACAAGGATCAAGCAGATCTGGCcaagctggaaaacagaagagaagggGAACGAATACAGCAATCGAGCCAATTGTACCAACTGgaaattcagagagaaaaagaaaaggaacaggagaaaaaagttgAATTCCAGAGGCAGCATCAT GAATATGTAgctgaacagaaaatatttaaagctgaacagaaacaaaaagaagacaaagatgATGATCGGATTAAGGCTtatattaaaggaaaagaaatgatgGCTGATCTGACAAGAGAAAAAGATGCAGAGACTAACAG GATGATACAGAAACATAAGGACAAAGCTTTTGATCATTTAACTGCACAGATGAATGAGAAAATTAAGATTGAAGATGATCGTCTTGCTAGAGGAGCTGCACAGGTAGAAGTTGAGTaccaaatgcaaaacaaagagaaagaaatgaaaaaaaaaggctgctaTTGA